The following are encoded in a window of Mustelus asterias chromosome 11, sMusAst1.hap1.1, whole genome shotgun sequence genomic DNA:
- the LOC144500377 gene encoding uncharacterized protein LOC144500377 — translation MYPAAGHYGPLTHRRFVSPAEAFSLPPIQMHNFSSRPLTIVVTDVDNVQEGAGKHTEYHHFYGTPYFYPYWYMPPANPAAYMYPPYYPYNGYFPQQHTLSTAGWPEGFVMKGELHWGKMERVFGPKRELPDFVQDELRRVYGTYPKTIVTVSYLNGEYLVKGDPKVGEQKYKMEKKIIRRPPTPSDEEGDSVSEVVEKRKRKSKR, via the coding sequence ATGTACCCAGCAGCCGGGCACTATGGACCTCTCACCCACAGGAGATTTGTGAGCCCTGCAGAGGCCTTTTCACTGCCTCCCATTCAGATGCACAACTTTTCAAGCCGGCCTCTGACCATCGTTGTGACGGATGTGGACAATGTCCAGGAAGGAGCAGGGAAGCATACCGAGTACCACCACTTCTACGGGACCCCCTACTTCTATCCGTACTGGTACATGCCACCTGCAAACCCGGCAGCCTACATGTACCCACCGTACTACCCGTACAACGGCTATTTCCCCCAACAGCACACGCTCAGCACGGCCGGCTGGCCGGAAGGATTCGTCATGAAGGGGGAGCTGCACTGGGGTAAGATGGAACGGGTTTTCGGCCCCAAGAGGGAACTGCCTGATTTTGTCCAGGACGAACTGCGGAGGGTCTACGGCACGTACCCCAAAACAATTGTCACCGTGTCCTACCTGAACGGGGAGTATCTGGTGAAGGGCGACCCCAAAGTTGGGGAGCAGAAGTACAAGATGGAAAAGAAGATCATCAGGAGACCGCCAACTCCCAGCGATGAGGAGGGTGACAGTGTTAGTGAAGTGGTGGAGAAGCGTAAGAGGAAGTCTAAACGCTAA